The genomic segment TCTATCAGCCTTTCCATTGCGTCCGTGCCGAGTCCCGTCTTCTCGGCAAAGACGTGAGCTTCGGCGACAAGCTCCATCATCCCGGCGGTCATGAAGTTTCTGTGCAAGGTGAGTGCTACGCCCGGTGACCGGCTTACGGAAATAAAACTGCTTCAACTTACCCAGCTGTTTTCATCATGCTGGACTGCTGCACGTCTTCGCCGAGCCGTATGATGCCCCTGCCCATGACGCCAACGACGAAAGGGCtgatgtcctcgacggcgtcgtgggGTCCGGCAATGATCCATAGCAGCTTTCCTTCGGCAGCCACAGGACTAGCGCCAAAGACGGGAGCAGCGACAAACTTTGCGTTTCTTTCAGCAAGACGATCGCTTGATTTCGCCGAGGTCAGTGGGTGGACGGTGGAAGTATCCACAATGATCTTGTCCGTCAGGTCGAGAGGTGCGGTGGCGCCAAGAATCGCGTCCAGGGTTGCCTTgatggcggcatcgtcgctgAGGGACACGAAGATGATGTCTGTGTTCCTGACAAGATCTTCGACTTCGGGACGTGCTACCCCTCCGATCTCTGCCAAGGGATCGCCGCGTGACATTGTCCTGTTGTGGTACTGCAGATTTGGAGCACCTAGTTTAGAAAGATGCTTCTGTAGGTTTATTGCCATACCAATCCCCATAGACCCGAGACCTAAGACAATGTATCAGTGAACAGACTCAGGTTTCACAGCTTGTTTCTTACCGATCCACCCGAGCCGGGGGTGCGGGGTCAGCTGTTCTGCCTCTCGATTATTGTCCATAGCTACTGGGCGGTAGGATAAAGACTAGTGAGTAGGTGGTAAGACAGGAAACTCGGGGACGGTAGAAGATATTCTGTTTCTGATCTCATGCCTTCTTCCGAGTtgggatggagaaggagaatTCACAGCCTGCGAGCGGATGAGTCAAAATCACGGCGCGCCGGAGACCGTTTGCCGCCCGCCCCACTTTCGGTTGTGACCCTTCGGCACTGATGTCCGAAATCGGATCCACAGCCGGCACGAACGTTCCCTACTTCCGAAAGAGAGAAACGGTTCGGCGCAAGTGACACAAATTTTAATACCTGTCTGGAGAATTCTGGTATTTTGCCACTTTATAGAAGGAGAAAAACCCGTGGTTAAGCCAGGTCCGCTCTTACATGTTCACGTGTAGCTCATAATTACTTGCAGTAACATTGCCCAGTTTCTTGGTTCCTTGTGCGAACTTATGTATCCTCATTTTGCCCTTTCGATGGCTTTTGCAGCCGGAAAGTCCAGGTGTTCTATGCGTAGCTTTTAAAGAGGCAGCATTATCTTGAGGATATCGAACATATTCTTGATTGAAGGGGCACTGTGGCACATAATGGCAGTCTTCAAGCCGTAGAGTCTGATCCAACGCAGGCTTGGTCTAGTCTTGGTCGCTTAGAATGAAATGCTAGCACCCGCAATGCTCGATAAAACTGCATCGCATGCCTCCACTGGACAACTCTTTAATTACACTCAACACTTTACTAGCCTTTGATTTGACTCTCTTGAGATGAAATCTGCTCATTAGGCCTCTTTCAAACGGTTTCATTTCTTTACTGTCATTTGCTCAACTTGCCAGTCTCTGTAACCTTGTGGAATTAGGTTGGAATGGAATAATATCCAAATCTGGCGACTAACATGGAGTGAAGTAGGTGTTCCAGCATCAGCCAGATCGCCACGCCTTAGCTAAGAAGTCATTGGAACGGCTACTCCTTCATATACAAGAACCACTCTTTGACTGTTCGGCATCGACACACGGCACCGACTTTGCCCGACCGATTGTGCGACTGGCAAGGATCGGCCCGCTGCCCCTGAGCTATCCGAAGCTCCCCGGCAGCCACGGCAAGGGTGCACGGCCACAACGTTATTAAGCGGATCTTGATGCTGGTGTGTCTTCGCCACCTATCAGCCCAGACAAAATCGAGGAACTCCGTCCCGGTTCCGTGTCACCCGTGAGAGGACGGGCGAGCTAGAGACACGGGCCGTTGTGTGGCAAGCAGCCACTCTACGCCTCCAAGGCGCGATACTACCCCACTGGGGAGTAGTAGACTAAGACCAGAGGTGAGCAAAGGAGGCACTGACCGAGTCAAAAAGAGGTAACCGTAAATCCGACAATGCAACCGAGTTGACCCGACTGAGACTAGCACTGGCTGGAGATGAAACCTCCCCCTCTCAACGGTAAATCAAATTTTCTCCGGCATGGGTTTGAGGCAACGTCGATGGGATGGGTAGCTCAGGTAGCTCCAGAGATAGCGTTCCAGCCGAGATTGAGAAGGCCAATAGGATGACTCAGGAACCGATCCGATGCGGCGCCCCCGGTGGAGCTCATTTGACCAACCCCTGGTCATCATCTCCTCGGACACAGAATTTCAGCGGTTGCAGAAGTGGTAGACATTGAGCCTGCAGAAACGAAACCAAGTCGAGATGACGTCCGAAATTGCAATCGAGACCTTTTGGGAGAGGTGTTGATACTAGTCCAAACTCTACCAGGGCCTTGATCTCTTTGCTCTTCGGTTCTATCTCTGTCCCCTTTCCTGGTGATTTGAGGAATGCAGCCCCATACAACTCCTTTCAAGCAGGAAGAGAGCGTTGGCAAACCGAAAGCCACAGAAAGACACCTGTCTTTATCCACAGTCTGCGCCGACTTCTGCATCGATCGTAGGTGAGGAGCGTCTTGGACTATTAGTGAAAACCCACGATGCGGGGAGGAAATAGTTAGTCATGTCTGTTCTCTCAACCGTTGTGCCCCGTCCCGACGTGGACCCATGGCTGGTGAACATCCTCAGGTTGATAGCAGAGACTCCTACATTTCGGTCGCCGTCCAATAGCTGCGGTGCCCTGGCGGCCGTTGAGTTCCGATCCTAGGCCAGTTCCCATCAAAAGAGCGGGTTGCACCGCAGATCGTGGGCCTCTTGGCGGGGTTGGGTGGCCTGTCGTAACCCTACCAGCGTCCCTGTTAGATGCAGGCGAATGCAACGGCGCCGTTCCCCGTGTTGGTTCTCCTGCTGAAGACTCCCCCCGAGCAGAAGAATTTCTTTCTTGGCTTCTTCACTTGCGGAGAAATCAGGCTCCCAGACATACATTCAACATCCAGTCGATCTGATAGCACTTGCTCTTgtgtctttctctctctctttctcgctctctctcgctctctctctctcgctctctctgtGTCTTCTCTTTCCACCCCCGTTTATTCATCCCGCAAAACGGCTAGCGCCATGTTGGACGTAGTCATTGTTGGAGCCGGCATCGCTGGCCTCTCGGCCGGTATCTCTTTCCGCCGCGCGGGTCACCAGGTGCGCATCTACGAGCGCTCCTCATTGagcgacgaggtcggcgccgccatcaacgTGCCACCCAACACATCGAGATTCCTCACCCGATGGGGTCTCGACCCGGAAGCTTCGGGCTTTGTCAAGGCCGGGCCTGTCCACTTCCAAGACCCCGTGACGATGGAGATCACGTCGACCGAGGCCAACACGGACAGCCTGGAGATGTACGATGCCGAGCTGTGGTTCGCGCACCGCGAGGATCTGCACGATACCCTCAAAAGGATAGCGACCAGTCCCACGGGCCCGGGTATTCCCGTCACCATCCATCCGAACTCGTGCGTTGTTGGATACGTGAGTGCCGCGTGCGGGGAAAAGCCCCCTGTCTATCTGTCCTCCGTGACGTTGCTTTTTTTGGTGCTGATGACGCTGCAGAACCCCGAACTGCCGGCCGTGCAAATgcaggatggcgaggagatCCAAGCCGACTTGGTCGTGGGCGCGGATGGCATCCACTCCATCGCATGCGAGATAGTTCTTGGCGAGAAGAACCCTCCTGTGCCGCCCGTCCACTACAACTCGTGTTATCGGTTTTTAATCCCctccgacgtcctcgaggaaAACCCCGAAACCAAGTTCTGGACCGAGGACGCGGACGGTCTCTTGCGCATACTCCCCGACAACAAGGCTAGTAGAAGACTGGTATCGTACCCGTGCCGCAGGTACGTGCTCGAAGTCAAGCAGAAcggaacgtccgactgacGAAACAGCAACACGGTTCACAACTTTATCGGCATATTCTATGACGAGGCTATGAAGTCGGCTAGTCGTGAAGGTTGGTTCTTTGCCGCTGCTTGACCCCTGCATTCTTACTGATGCTGTCCTGCTAGACTACCAGGCGAACATCGATAAAGCAGAAGTTGCCGAGCGGTTCGCTGGTTTCCATCCAAGCTTGCTGGCAGTGATCGAGTAAATCCTCCCCTATAGTACGATTAAAGCGGTACCGTCGTCTCACAATCACCACAGTAAAGCGACCGACATTAAGCGATGGCCGTTGTTGTACCGCTCGCCTCTGCCCACATGGCGGAAAGGGAGAGTGGTTCTGGCTGGCGATGCAGCGCATCCAATTTTGCCCCGTGAGTAGTGAAGCTGCCCCGGGGATGGGATTCCTCGGTTCTCAATGGTATTCGCTGACATCTACGcagaccaaggccaagggggTGCCATGGGTCTCGAAGACGGACTAGCCCTGGGCGTCGTGATGGCTGGGGCTTCAGATGCCTCTGATGTCGAAAAGCGCTTGGAAATATACGAGAAGCTTCGCAAAGCCCGCACCAGTGTGATTCAACTGCTGAGCAACGTTGGACACGACGAGACGCATCTCATCGAAGATGCCCTGCTAGAATTCATGTCCAAGGAGGAAATACCAAGTAAGTTGCGTGTCCAGGTCGGTACAGGAGACACTTTTTCTGACTGACGGCATCGACAGAAACACCCAAGGAATTCTTTACGCACAACTTTGACTACGACATTGTGGACGAGGCTATCAAGATCATGGAGGAGTACGACCCCTCGTTCCATCTGCCCCACGACTTCTTCGAGGATGACTCGTTCAACATGACCCACATCAGCGGAGAGCTGTCCAAGATGAGTGGGTTCATCAAGGTCGAGACGTGTATCAGCGTCGAGACTGAGGAGGTGACGGCGTAGAATAGAGGAGCAAAGGAGAATGCATAGGGCTAGCGAGGATATTTAGACGCGAATTTCTTTTTGACGCCTGGAACAGACAGGACCGGCACACAGTTGCTTGTACATGCTTACTATGTTGATAAGGATGGCCAGATCACGGAGGACAAATTTCAATAGAGTTTGGGTTTGACGGGAAGTCCTTAAACAATAcatggaagaagaggtcTTCAAGATTGCCATCATGCCAATCTTAGGCAACCTTTCAAGGCATGATCTCTATAGCATCCGCGTAGGCAACTGGGCAATACTTAGGGCAACATCTAGATGTGTAATCTAGAAGAGGGGATGCCTTTCCTTGGTATTGTTCAAAGATTGCATTAAAACGAGGGTCGCCATTCTCCGTCCCCAGAACAACTCGGTATGGAATGATCCAAGTGCTTCAATTATtacccaccaccacctggCTCTGGCTCCCAGCCAtcacatcaccaccatcctcATCAACGAACCTACTCGTGGTTTCATCTCTCAAATCCGCTGAGCTCCCTTGCTGTCAGCAGTGTAGTCGACAGtgttgacgccctcggcagTCTCGCTGTCGCGGTTGGCGTTCATCTggtcctccttctcgatctgCTGgatgtcgagctgggcgacgtTGGCGTCCGGACCGTCGATAACCTTGACAAGCTCCTCCAAGGTCGGCCCCTTGGTCTCGACGTATTTGAAGAAAACGAAGCAAAGCTCCAGGAAGATCCAGCACTGCATCGCATTGTCAGCTTCACACGACCTACTGAAGCACACACGACAGAACTCACGGTGTAGATGAGGTACAGCTTCCACGTCTCCCCTTCAAAGAACTTCAGAGCCACGGGGTTGGCGTAGTTGTTCAGTGTGAGCGCCGACTGGATGGCAATGTTGAGGATCATGAGACCCTTGGCTCGCAGCTGGTACGGGAGGATTTCCACGGCGTATCCGATCAGCAGGCCGGACCACGCGATGGCGTAGGCGACGTTGAAGACCCAGATGAAGAAGATCATGGCGTGGTTCGAACCGGGGGACCCGTACTCTTCGTACAGCGCGCAGGTCAAGGTCCAGAAGATGAAGGTGCCGAACATGCCTCCCGTCGAGGCGAGGAAAATCGGACGGCGGCCGAACTTGTCAACCATGAGGGCAAACGATATGGAAACGATGAGCGACACCATCGAAGATCCGGCAGAGAGCTTTTGGGGGAGACCGACTTTGTCAGTAAGAGTAAAAGTAACGGGGTTCAGAAGGGGGCTAGCACTCACGCCCAGCTTAGCCGTCGAGTTCGTGATCCCAGCGTTATCATACAGGATGTTGGTGTAgttggagatgatggcgTTTCCGGACCACTGCGAGAAAATACCCAAAGAGATCAGGATAATCAGTCTGTACCGGTTGCCGGGGGTCCGGAAGAAGTCGAGATAGCTGCTGTGCTCCTTCGCGACCTGCTCCATTCTGATCGTGTCCCTGATCTCGCGGTACTCGAACTTGACAGTGGGGTGATCCGCATCCCCATTGGCATGGTACTTGGCGAGGATCGTAAGTGCCTCGTCAAGTCTGTCGTTGGCGATCAGGTATCTCGGGGACTCGGGCACCCCTGGACGAGCGAAAGTCAGCAGGTTAAAGAATATTCGGCGTCACTTGTTAAAGACTTACAGTACACTCCGACAATTTGGACGACTGAAGGAAGGGCTTGAAGGATGGCAGGGATACGCCAGGACCATTGGTTGTTCAAGAAGTCGGTCCCAAAGCATACCCAAGCG from the Colletotrichum destructivum chromosome 10, complete sequence genome contains:
- a CDS encoding Putative 6-phosphogluconate dehydrogenase, NADP-binding, 6-phosphogluconate dehydrogenase, domain 2 produces the protein MDNNREAEQLTPHPRLGWIGLGSMGIGMAINLQKHLSKLGAPNLQYHNRTMSRGDPLAEIGGVARPEVEDLVRNTDIIFVSLSDDAAIKATLDAILGATAPLDLTDKIIVDTSTVHPLTSAKSSDRLAERNAKFVAAPVFGASPVAAEGKLLWIIAGPHDAVEDISPFVVGVMGRGIIRLGEDVQQSSMMKTAGNFMTAGMMELVAEAHVFAEKTGLGTDAMERLIEQQYGPLALSMSKRMTTGAYMPPRGARPWSDLTLALKDVGHGIDCAEKSNTRLEVGEVVLRHLSEAKRFSDAEGRPLDSSSMYGVLRREAGLPFETELILKRDSSGV
- a CDS encoding Putative FAD-binding domain, FAD-dependent oxidoreductase 2, FAD binding domain-containing protein; translated protein: MQANATAPFPVLVLLLKTPPEQKNFFLGFFTCGEIRLPDIHSTSSRSDSTCSCVFLSLFLALSRSLSLALSVSSLSTPVYSSRKTASAMLDVVIVGAGIAGLSAGISFRRAGHQVRIYERSSLSDEVGAAINVPPNTSRFLTRWGLDPEASGFVKAGPVHFQDPVTMEITSTEANTDSLEMYDAELWFAHREDLHDTLKRIATSPTGPGIPVTIHPNSCVVGYNPELPAVQMQDGEEIQADLVVGADGIHSIACEIVLGEKNPPVPPVHYNSCYRFLIPSDVLEENPETKFWTEDADGLLRILPDNKASRRLVSYPCRSNTVHNFIGIFYDEAMKSASREDYQANIDKAEVAERFAGFHPSLLAVIDKATDIKRWPLLYRSPLPTWRKGRVVLAGDAAHPILPHQGQGGAMGLEDGLALGVVMAGASDASDVEKRLEIYEKLRKARTSVIQLLSNVGHDETHLIEDALLEFMSKEEIPKTPKEFFTHNFDYDIVDEAIKIMEEYDPSFHLPHDFFEDDSFNMTHISGELSKMSGFIKVETCISVETEEVTA
- a CDS encoding Putative major facilitator, sugar transporter, major facilitator superfamily → MVFSKLKGGKPNQEATAHAQEEAPQFEHVTWYQDAGLRKLYWHAFILCVGSASTGYDGMFFNSVQNFDSWKDYFDHPTDHLLGLLAALYQIGSLGSIPIVPYFTDHWGRRLPIVIGGVITIAGALLQGCCQNMGGFMGGRVLLGFGNSFSQMASPMLLTEIAHPQHRARLTTVYNCLWNVGSLTVAWVCFGTDFLNNQWSWRIPAILQALPSVVQIVGVYWVPESPRYLIANDRLDEALTILAKYHANGDADHPTVKFEYREIRDTIRMEQVAKEHSSYLDFFRTPGNRYRLIILISLGIFSQWSGNAIISNYTNILYDNAGITNSTAKLGVSASPLLNPVTFTLTDKVGLPQKLSAGSSMVSLIVSISFALMVDKFGRRPIFLASTGGMFGTFIFWTLTCALYEEYGSPGSNHAMIFFIWVFNVAYAIAWSGLLIGYAVEILPYQLRAKGLMILNIAIQSALTLNNYANPVALKFFEGETWKLYLIYTCWIFLELCFVFFKYVETKGPTLEELVKVIDGPDANVAQLDIQQIEKEDQMNANRDSETAEGVNTVDYTADSKGAQRI